The Phyllopteryx taeniolatus isolate TA_2022b chromosome 2, UOR_Ptae_1.2, whole genome shotgun sequence nucleotide sequence GCATGCTAGCACGACTTGGTTTGGTAAATGTTAAGGCATTGTCGAGCAAACATCTGTCACCCCGATATTAGTCTTTTGAGCTTACTGCTCAAATATCGGCCACATTTGTCCGTGGGGGTTAAGGTCCAAGACCGCCGTGAATAGCAAACGAATAGTagacccccctcccccaatgtttataattgcctatattaagtTATTAAACCCTATATATAGATAACCCAAATTATGATTCCAAAATGCTTCAATATTATGACAAACTCCTCAattgattaatcatttagagccattgtttaacttaacaTTGTACAAATCCTTTAATTTCagcctcaacagtaaatattctctgagtTCAGTAGTCCTTCATGATAGCTTTTGTGTTTagttaaaataagacatttgcaaacatctgcttttactttgggaaacaatgatcatcaaaccagtaattgaTTCATCAtccatttatgaaaaaaaaatctatgacaaaaaaaatatttgcagctgTAGTGTGAATAACCTGTGAACGACCCTGCCAAATTggaatggaatttaaaaaagcGCCAATTATTTTATATCAGGCTTCAAAAATGGtgaagaattgagacattctctCAGTTCGCTTTCAGTGAATGCGCTGAAAACGCCACTCCtggaactttcagctgtcaatcaaaattcTGCTTTCTCTCCCGGCTCGTTCCGAGCGATGCAAACGCTCTCCATAAGGCTGCAGAAAGGCACTCTATGACGGCCAGGCAGCTGCTGAGCCCCGGTATAATGAGTGATGTCAGGACAATTTTGTTGAGATTTAGCAGGCTGTTGGAATTGTGGCCACCCAATGACACAGCAGTGTGTTGCACCAGTCcctatatttgattgttttaaaatttattttctctCCTCCTACTCTTCGCCCAGCAATGTCGTGGCCGGCCAGGCAAGCACTCTGAGGCTGACCCCCCTAATCATGTCGAGCCGGACCACTGGCGGCTACCAACTCTGGCTGCTGGTGTAGGGTGGTGGAGCCATCCAATTCGCTGCTGCCTCGCTACATGCACTGCGCATGTGTGCACACAGCAGAGaaactgtagcccaaataacacaaaacacacaacactccagggaagatgtatttttttcaggttgTAGGCATAACTTGATGGCTAATTGCAGACTGAAGTGCTAGAAATGGGGCATGTTATTATCAATAAGAAAGTGGCAAGCGTGCTGAGTAGCCACTGATGAAATGGTGCTGCATACTTGTAAAGTGGGGAAGGGCCGACTCATGCCAGAAGCCAAAGTGTGTAGCTGGGCcaactgagatggtgaaaaagagtttaactCTGTCGCTCAagaattcagtactaaattgttcccagtattttcacattttcagcaccttttttttcaaacagatttaatgtattttgtagcaaataacaaaaattactttacagggtctttaactcGAGTCTCTTTCTTTATTTGAGTCCTTTGCTaatttttgattgtatttcaggAGGTTCAGGACAAAATGATCAATCCAGAGAAAGCGGAAGAGGCCAAATTGAAAGCCAGATACCCAAACTTGGGGAATAAACCCGGGGGCTCAGATCTGCTTCGAAAACGGCTTCAGAAGggggtaaaaatattttttttacgtctttacatttcaaattttggtACAGTACTCACATTTATTAATCTCATCTGTAATGTTTTGTATCATTTTTGGGTTgggttttcatgttttgttgctCATTCAAGTACTTCTCATGGGTTGTGTGTCCAAAGACTGACACCATAGTTAATGTGCACAAATTGGAAGGAAAACAATAGTGCTgcttggagaaaaaaataaataaaatgcccTGGGTTACATCAGAGACAGTATTTaaagatatttttgtttgctcaATGTTATTGTCCACAAGAccttacaccgatctgatcggtatcagccgatatttagcattttatgctgatcggctttgtcataattcaccgatccgatcaatgacgtcattgatcagctccaaaatagacatttactccgcgttgccatcgtgcacagcatatttgaatccaaaagctagtttatttttagccttgccgggtgtcttttgacgtagtactgtaaatatctgatggccaataaagttattaaaacaaaaaaaaaaagaaacttgtcggcggtgtgggacagataACACGTCTGAGAGATACAACACGTAATTCCCGGATCAGACTGCAAGATAAATTTGCTCTgacagactactgcaataaaatcttgtattccgataccaccgcatcccgttttttacgatcattgggctttatcttgtcaactcgaATACGatcggatacactcgttactgtggcgacgacaacaagcgTGCATCGCGCCAACtttattataagaacaaaatggtgaaaaacgtgtgttggttgTCACCAGTGCTCAGGAAAGGATGTTCGTTTAAAGACTTGCTTGCCCAGATTTCTGATTCGCCGTTGCTTGACAATCCTCTCAAGGCTGCGGTCATCCCTGTCACTTGTAGTGTTTGGCGTTAATTAGCGGAAAAGATTGAGATACACAGCCTACAATGTTGAACTTTGTTAGGATATtcaaattttatgaaatactgaatttctttgttttgtcttcctgccataatcattaaaattgaaacaaataaagacttgaaatatttcactttgtgtgtggttaACTAATATAACATGCAAGTCGAGGTGGCAGCAGCTTAAtcagagaagcccagacttccctctctcctaGCCAGTTTAtcgagctcttccgggggggatcagGTGGCGTCCCCAagccagccaggagacatagtctctccagtgtgtcctagGTCagccccggggcctcctcctggtgggacttgcccagaacacctcaccagggaggcgtccagggggcatcctaaccagatgcctgagccacctcatctggctcctcttaatGCGGAGGGCCAGCGGGTCGACTGAGCCCGTTCCAGATGACCGAGCGTTTCACCTTacttctaagggagagcccagacatcCTGTGGAAGAAATTCATTCCTGAACTCCTGAATAggccttaccagggaggctgaaaaGTGTGATCCCCTtgagttggaacacactctccggtcccccttcttaagaaGGGGAAGCACAacccccggtctgccaatccagaggcactgtccccaatgtccatgcgatgttgcagaggcatgtcagcCAGGACAGCTCCGCAATATTCAGAGCCTATAGGAACTCTAGGCAGATATTTTCATTAAagatccatcagaatacaaagaaccacagtggcatcttaaaaactccactgtggcacagtcGAGCTGCTCAGGCATAAAAGGATAAAGATTCTCCTttttgcttgacctaacagcagagcaggacaaaaaaaaaaagttgacaactgtgcccctctcttcacctgagtttttaaggcctggtacacaaattttttttttatctgtgacagacctcacacaaagatgaaaaatctggcatttaacagtCTTGGTCgtaatgtgtgttgtgtgctccgataatatcaacaccacacacacaaagattctgttcaaAAGCCGAACTCGAAATCTTGTGTGATCACAAGTGAGCTCACAaaatcgaagaagaagaaatacgtCCGGCTTTGAGCCGATGTTTGAGTGTTCCTGAAGCCTTATAAAATGGCgttgtccaaaaaacaaaacaaaaaaaccccacttgttttggaaaatacttcttgccgtctgtGGAACCCACTTATACAAAAATGACATTGGTTAAGacctaaatattttttattaacagTCCTTTCATTTTGTTGAGTTTGGGCGCTTCCTGATTTTCTATTCCACTTCACAGTTCACGGCGAAGGCTGCTCTCCCCAACACACAAGAAGACTTTTcttcataaatattgaaaatgttcGTTATTTAGGATTGTCAGTCCCaacctgtttcggaccctaaaatcgggacaaatccactcttaacacacatcagacctaaggagAATCTAAAAGCGTAATCTTATAAGATTTAAGATTGTTTGGTTAGGAAGGGGCAAATCGacacaaaaacaggccgattgtctttgtgtgtgtactaGGCTggaagtccgatgacacaactaCAAAGTCAGTCATCGAACTGAagccttgggtgtcctggtgccaagtgcacatatggataCCCTTATGTTTCAACATGGTGTGTATGACCagtctgtgatgagcacagaagtccaatagcaAAGCACCACTCGAGTTCAGATcgggggctgttcctcccaatcacgcccttccaggtctcattgtcaacgcccacgtgagcattgaagtttGCCACCAGAACGAGGGAGTCTCCAGCAGGGGTGTTCTCCAGCGCCacctccaaagactccaaaatGGTGGGCACTCTGAGTTGTTGTTTGGTACATAGGCACAAACATCAGTCAAGGCTGAGGGACAAAATAATGCAGACAATAAAATGCATTGTATATTCATGTTTGTGTCATGTCGTTTCAAATTGGTTAACAAGTCTTGACATACTGCCAACGTAACGCTAGCCATGAGGTCCACTGGCCAGAGGCTGACCTGGACTGTATTTGTAGTTTATGAACTACACGTGTGACTAGAGCATGAGGCAGTTTCACTTCCTGGACTGGGccccaaccaatcacagggcacatatcggcAGACAACTATTCACAGTCACATCCACAGCTAAAGACAAATTAGGcttaaatgaacctaacatgcatgttttgggaatgtgggaggaaactggagtacctgaagaaaacaaacacaagcacagggagtctggagcccggattcaaaactccaacctcagaactgtgaggcggatgtgcttgCTCACCACTTTTTCACCATGCCGCTGATTATAACTTtgatcttgtattttttttcttttcagtgtggctttATTACGGCTTAGCCTCTATCGTGTAAAAGTTTGATTTTTTGTGTCCCTCTTGTCCTACAGCAAAAGTACTTCGATTCGGGCGACTACAACATGGCCAAAGCCAAGGTAAAGAACAAGCAGCTGCCGACGGCAGCGGCACCCGAGAAGACCGAGATCACGGGGGACCACATCCCCACACCCCAGGACCTGCCCCAGAGGAAACCCTCCCTTGTGGCCAGTAAACTGGCAGGCTGATGGCTCGCTATATGCACCCCCATCCTATCACGAGCTTGTAACATTACCTCTCCCAACCCCTCACAGGACCTCCTGTTTACCCACTCAGCAGGAAATGCTTTGCTACCTTTCAAATTCTTTTACCTTCCCTAGACTCCACTGGCTACTTATCCAGCTCTAGTATAGTATCACACCCTCCTTGCCCCTGTCTCTTCCTTGTCATGTATCATTTCCATTTGTCTCTATTCTTCTCATGTAAGATACACTGAAAGACAGCACGTCAATGAGGGTTAAATTCCTCAAGGCGTcggagtgtgtgtttgtgtatatagtagtacatttcattttgttagGCTTGGTGGCAGACATCAGCCTTTTAGTATTTTAAATCCAGTTTGTATTATCCTTGGCTGTTTTCTCTTAATTAATGCAGGGTCTCCCCCGAACTTGGAACTCTTGTTCCTCTCCAGATCCCAAACTTTATGAAAATGGAACCTCAGTtcacaacaacattttcaaagaaatattgcCGAGTTTCTGGCACTATGCTTCAGTTGATGAACAGTCTTTTGCATTGATGTGAAACGTTCAGTTGTTTTTCTCTCACACAGCGTGAACGTTGTTCGCTTCGTCTGTCACATATTTAACATACAGATATGCATCATTGttttttgctctaaattagCCCTGAGTAATGCCTCGCAAGAAAGTTAAGTGTTGATATGAATGTATCTCACTAAATTGGATGCTTTTATTTCCGGTTATCCCCAACAAAACACCTCTGAATGGAGCTCCAAGCCTTGGGCATTTCTgccatttggggttaatcacagtggcaacgtgacaagatttcccaaaaatggcttCTGTCAaaaatgctgagtctggttGAAATGGAGACTTAAACCCAAGTACATgcaccaagaattttgaaaatcacatAACAGTTTCTGGAGAACTCAAGATTTTTTGTgtcgaggggaaaaaaaaagcccgTTTTGGGGAACATTTTTGTATGATATCTCGTCAAAAATCGGGtcaaaaaaacaccttcaaatttgtgtaaaacagtataactttCTCTATATATCACCTGGACCCTTTCGTTTCGTCTGCTATTTGGGGAACCCCGAGAATGGCCGACACGTTTCAGTTAAACATATCCCCCAATATGCTCGTACAGACCGTGAATTCTGAGGGTTTTTCAAGTCTATGTCAAAATAACTGCCgttattgacaaaattgacaaaatttcaaaattgaCAAAATTTCAAATGGCGTTACTTGCCTTAAAAACTCGACTTAAATagtgcaaatggaacattattcatgggaggagcagtgtgggtAGTAGAATAGGCCATGTATGTCAGTAATCAATTGTCCCCCCCCTGTATTTATGTGTGATGGTGGATTTTAGaggtgtttgaagtgctcattccatgtttttgagaaaattccACAGATGACAGACTTGTCACAGCAATGGGGGCTCCCGGCCAAGTGTGGTCACGTCAACCGGATAGGTCCAGTCATGGGCTCTGCTGTGCACTTCACACCGGGTGTCTGCACCGGTCgtatgatgattttgctttgttCTGGGACTGGAACAGATGGATtgatatattttctatttttaatgggaaaagTCGCTTCCGTTCGCCAACAGTGTTAAAACAAATTCATGTACTGAGGTTCCATTTTATATTGCCATTACTCACTAAATCTACACACACTGTACATAAACTAATAAAGAAGCAAATGCACTAGAATTTCATTCAAATTGCATATGGTGTAGCTTTAGAGTATTCACAgtgctttttccacatttacagCATGACTccaacatcaaataaaaaaattttgttttatcaaTTTGGATTAAAACTGGAACATAATGTGGGGAAACGTGAAGTGCCGTGActactttccagatgcactgtaCATTGAAATCATGCCTGATGATAACTCAATATGCTTTAAGGAGTTGACTCAAGTGATGATAATTATAACTGCAAGCAGCCCCCCGACTTTAAATGATCATTGAACTTTGACACCATGCTCTGCCTGCTTTAGATGACGTAGACAAAAAAAGCTTGGCAATTTAGCCAGCTGTCTAGtatacctgcttctgattgggcAAATTCAGTCAAAGTATGAGCCCTGGTATTTGCCCACAATGGTGGCTTCAAACCGAAATGGACAACGTGAGatgtccttgagactttttgatTGACATGAGAGACATATCCACCCAAATGTCGTGTTtaattggtgaaactggtgtcgaaGGAGCAATTTTTTTCCGTCTTACCAGGGAAGTTAGTCAGTGAAGCTTTTTGGGGATCGTGTTGGTCAGGGGTCCCCAACAACCGGGGTGCGGACCAGTACTGTGTCGCACAGAGTGACTGAATAAGAAACATTGTACTGATCATCAGAGTccaagatgttttattttgaaaatcttgTGGGTCCACCTGTGCCTCTGTTAAAACAGTCATCTCGGTCATGTGAAACGGGAGCCCGCAACCTagtctaaaaacaataaaataaattgtttggtGAGCTTCTCAAAAAGGGGGACAGGCCAAATAATGAGACAGAAGCTTcacagggggaaaaagttgttttcaagAGACAATATCGGCAGTTGTAGTTAAAAGTTTTTGCTTATTGCTCGTTGACTCATGTACATAACCCGCTCTTCGATGTACTATGGGTGCGTTCAGAAATGCACTCCGAGCACTCTCTGCTCCACTCTGAACCGTTCGGAAACTGAGagcattgttggaatgtgcTGTTTGGTTATTCATAGCACCACACTCTGGAAGTGCTGGAGCACACTCTACAGTCAGAGCGTCAGGCAGGACAAGCATGGAAGCGGTTCAAGCAAGGTGGTCATTTATAAATTGAAATAAAGGGAGCACGCTCTGCCTCTTGCAACATTCGCACTCTTAAGAGTAGATATAGGGCATCAGATTGAATTTCTGAATGCATCCCATGTCGTGAGAGCTTTGGAAATGAGACAACGGAGCCATCAAAACCGCACATGCACCTGGTATGAGTAGTTGTTTAAaaggggaagaagaaaaaaaagattaccccATGATGGGACTCGCTCGTTGAAGAGAAACAAACGCAGAGCTCTCACGAAAACTACAACAACTACACTGAGTGGAACGGTGAGTTGTAATTTTTATGTGTAATCTCCCCTCTATGCCACTTCGTCAAAATAAATCGAACTGGGCCGTGGCATAAAAAAGTTTGGGGACAGCAGGTGTTGGGAacacagaaaatacatttttatcaggttgcatgcatgtgcaaaaatcttttttaaattgtttacgTGTTTAATTTGTGGAAGAACAAAAATTGTGAATCCAAGAGGGCCGAATAATCCAGGGGCTAAACTCAGGACTGAGGCTGCTAGATACTGTATTCAGTCTCCCCGGCAGCAGGAAAGTTGCTTTCAGTATGTTGATTAAGAGGTGTGGTTTGCAACACACTCCCTCTTTGCTCAGAGATTCTCCTTTCCACTTACCTGTATGTAGAAAGGAAGTAGCTTTGCTGATACAATGCCCTCTTACCCACTGTTATTGCTTTACCAGGGTCTTTGTAGATGAAGTTTACCTGCAGATTGTCCCAGCGAGCATCTGAGCTGTCCATGTATATGCCTGCCCTCCATGTTAATCTGTAACATTTtgttatgtaaataaaatagttttggaCAAATTTATAATGGACACTTTCTCCTAACCCCCCCAGACCTGACTCATTTTTGCTCTTTTGTCGATCATGAAATATGAGACGTTCCAATTATAAAACAGGGACTATCCTGTTATTATTGAATGTGATCTATGGAGTCCTACAGGGATCAGTATTGAATTGGGCAGCACAGTTGGTTCCGGTTtcttcacacattccaaaaacatgcatgttaggtcgATGGAgaactaaattgtcacatggtgtgattgtgaatgcttgtatgtgctctgtgattggctggcgaccagtccagggtgtacaatgcatcttgtccaaagtcagcccCAATAAGGCTCCAATTCACCTGCAACCCTATAGAGCAGTGGTTCCCAATCACCGGTCAGTGAGGCATTTGTttccgggccgcagagaaagaatgaccaatttatataatttctgttatattgcaattcgcgtgtcaatgtgttttattttgaaaattgaccggatcttctccgccgcaacagctgcgcgtctcaattgaTACGTCGAGACTGCCCAGAACGCTTCCgttccaattttgtcttgagattgtagtcacatatctgtcaggccaattgtacattattcgtgcatcgACATTACCAGTAACcattcattgctcagtgactctctgtactgtgtttttatgtctccaaattattttctgtcatcatactagagcggctccaactatcggagacaaattccttgtgttttggacatacttggcaaataaagatgattctgattcattcacgtaccactagagaaCCGGCGTGGCACACTGAGACTCACTGTTCCATAGGGTTTAAGTCTAGAGAGTGACTTGGATGCATACGTTTTGTTGATGGCAGCTGGTATTGTAACATGCAAACTAGGATAAGCTCAAGCTAACCTAATAAGGGTAAGCGGATGGCTATGTCTATACacacagtgctatttttccctTTTTAGAAATGCATGGACTAACCAAAAAGGTTTTTTGAAGGATCAAACAGATTAATGgaaatttcatttcaatgggaaatggATTTGATAAAGCAAATTGATTTGCGAGCTTGGTCACAGACCATAATTAAACTTGTAAGAGAATTAACGCTATGTACACTGGTGCTACAACTTACAAGGGActcgacttacaagttttttgaCATACGAGCCATTGCTCGGccgattgttttgttttgcgttGTCGtaaatggtggcagcaaacttctCAAGTTGCTGAAAGAAGCCAAGTGCTTGTTTCAAACCGATTATTGCCAgtcacagttgaagtttaaacagaaaaaaatatatgtatttaaccACAAGTGTCACTGTTAAGAGTAGAACGCAGGACACAGACCACAGCAATCATTGGTAATGTATGCCTACCACTGGTAGCACAACAATGCAATGTCATTGCAGCGTGGCTGACTGGCAGAGTGGAGCAGTGTCAGGGTGAATGAAAAAACACTGACAGCATACACGTAAAACAATGGAGCcgaattgtccatccatccattttccaagccgcttatcctcacaagggtcgcgggagtgctggagcctatcccagctatcatcgggcaggaggcgggctacaccctgaactggttgccagccaatcgcagggcaagcCGAATTGTCGCGAGAGTAGTAAcggaacaaatgtatttatttatttattaccttTATTTAGCAAGGGGAAACATTAACTGAGATTAAAGGTTTCTTTTACAAGAGTGCCCTGGTAAACTCGTATATTAACGCACGACTCGTTTCCCTTTTGTGCTTGTCGTTCAGCCCGTCGACACATAGTGTCGCTGTTTCCCCATGAGACATCCTCTTACTCggcttttttttggttgttgttgagGCTGATTCAGTTCATCCATCATACCCAGAATGCAAAGTGAGATAGCCGACGCTCAGTAGCCTTACTCCGGCTTTCTTTTCAGCTTTATCATGTCCAGGAGGAATACATACCCTCCCTGTATGTGATTGGTGTGAACTCGTAGCGGCTGTCATGGCATCGTCGGAGCTGTACACAAAGGTAAGCAAAGACAAGTGAAAGCCAGCCAGGCCTGGTTTACGTTGAATGATGACTACTCCTTAAATGTGTCTTTCGTGGCTAAAATGAATGAACACGTCACTGCCGGCCGAAACCGCATCGAACAAGGCGGCGTTTTAATATAATACTGACATCGATTGGTTGCTAAACGAAGGTGAATCAAAGGCATTGCTAATGAACTTGCTTTTCTAGCTCACAAAAAGCTGCGAATTCAGCTTTATCATAACCCCACAATGCGGTGGCATCCAGTTTGTTTACCCCCAATACATCATTCATAGCCGGCCTTAATGTGGTATTCAGGGCAGGGTGATGCAAAGGCGGTGCCTGCTTTCACGGAGACGcaggttggttttttttcaccttaCTGCTACAATTCATAGTGTTAACTTGATTCTTGTTGACGTTATCTCGTATAAAGGGAGCGTGATTAAGTTTTTGTAAGCAGTATGTGCTGTGTGGGTATCGACCGGATGATGCTGAAAAGCGCCATATTTGCACACGAGAGCATCCTTGTTGTTGTCGTGGATTGTGAAGACAGAGGCCTTGACACATTCAAGCTTTGCAAGGTTAAAAACGTGATGAAAGGCAGTACATTTGATGgcaatattttgttatttgtagagttgtacagtatgtttatttttcatgttttccaaatatgtttttttctcattggttccattattcttaattttttccccccaaaaatgttttttttggtattttctATTCCATTTCTTACccttatatttgtgtattttttttatccaatattttaacccccccccccaatattgctgtcctgtaatatttgtaaatttcatccaatactttttaatgtttttgtatccCCCCCCCTAATAGTTTTGTATTCCTTTTTGAGCTAGactgttgtaaaaaaatatttaatggcCGATACTAGGGTTTTCACAATCTTAATATTTCAAGAATCAATTATTCTGTagattatcccatcgattaatcaaattaaaaaaaaatttttacagTAAAGTTTATcgcaaaatcatccatccatccatccatccatcgattttctaccGGTTATccgagggcagtagctttagcaggcacgcccagacttccctctccccagccactttattcatctcttccggggggatcccgaggcgttcccaggccagccgaaggatgtagtctctccagcgtgtcctgggtcgtccccgggatctcctcccggtgggatgtgtccggaacacctcaccagagaagtgtccgggaggcatccgaatcagatgccctagccacctcatctggctcctctcgatgtggaggagcagcggctctattctgagatcctaccagatgaccgagcttctcacactgtctctaagggagagcccggacaccctgcggaggaaactcatttcggccgcttgtatccgggatcttgttctttcggtcacgacccacagctcgtgaccataggtgagggtaggaaggtagatcgaccggtaaatcgagagcttcgccttagctccttctctactacaacggatcgatacaaagtccgcatcactgcagacgctgcaccgatccgcctgtcgatctcccgttccattcttccgtcactcgtgaacaagaccccaagatacttgaactcctcctcaGGTCGGGCGCAggtctcatccccaacctggagagggcacgccacctttttccgactgaggaccatggtctcagatttggagatgctgattctcatcccagccgcttcacatgcagctgcaaactgctccagtgagagttggtggtcacggcttgatgaagccaacagaaccacatcaactgctaaaagcagagctgcaatactgaggccaccaaactggaccccctctatgcctcggctgcgcctagaaattctgtccatataagttatgaacagaatcggtgacaaagggcagccttggcgaagtccaaccctcaccggaaacgagtccgacttactgccagatatgcggaccaaacttcggttcggtacaccatactcccgaagcaccccccacaggaccccccgagggacacggtcgaacgccttctccaagtccacaaaacacatgtagactgggtgggcgaactcccatgcaccctcagaccctgccaagggtgtagagctggtccactgttccacggccaggacgaaaaccacactgctcctcctgaatctgagattcaacttcccgacggaccctcctctccagcacccctgaatagaccttaccagggaggctgaggagtgtgatccccctgtagttggaacacacc carries:
- the arpp19a gene encoding cAMP-regulated phosphoprotein 19a isoform X2 — translated: MSDGNEDVQASEETLVEEQEVQDKMINPEKAEEAKLKARYPNLGNKPGGSDLLRKRLQKGQKYFDSGDYNMAKAKVKNKQLPTAAAPEKTEITGDHIPTPQDLPQRKPSLVASKLAG
- the arpp19a gene encoding cAMP-regulated phosphoprotein 19a isoform X1: MLVRCCLRRTTRGNVSKLTSCHDILEKTEVQDKMINPEKAEEAKLKARYPNLGNKPGGSDLLRKRLQKGQKYFDSGDYNMAKAKVKNKQLPTAAAPEKTEITGDHIPTPQDLPQRKPSLVASKLAG